The DNA sequence GTCGGGGGTACCGGATTTTCAATGTGCGCCGCTTTGCGCTGATTGGCACCGGGGCGATCGGTGTCTCCCAGGTCGGCACGTCCCTTTTCGGCGAGGGCCTGCAGTTCTTTGACGATCTCCGGATGCTGGTCAGCGACATTGTGCTCGCAGCTGATATCGGTGACTACGTTAAACAGGAGTGGCTGAGAGCCTTCTCCTTTTTTGAAGTGCGGGTGCCGACTGAATTCTTTGAGTGGCACAAACAGTTTCCAGGGCCCTTTGCGAACGGCCTGTAACTGATCCATCGCGTAATAGTAGAAGGCATCGTAGGGGCTTTTCGCGCCCTCTTTGCCAAAGATCAGCGGTTGGATATCGTGTCCGTCGATGATGCGATCGGCGGGTACTTTGGCGCCTGCCAGGTCGGCGAAAGTGGGGAGCAGGTCCATGGTGGTTGCCAGTTCGGTACAGACAGTGTCGGCGGGAACGCGGCCCGGCCACCACATGATGGTGGGGACGCGGAAGGCTCCTTCCGAAGTAGTGTAGCCGCGACCGTGCAGTGGTTTGTTGGTTCCCCGTTCGGTGCTGTTCATGTCCCGGGCCATGGGAGAGCCATTGTCTGATGTCCAGACGACGAGCGTGTTGTCATCAATGCCCAGCTCTACGAGTTTGTCGAGCAGTTGTCCGGTCGACCAGTCGAGTTCTTCGATGCTGTCTCCCCAGGGGCCATTTTTACTTTTGCCCCGGAAGGCATCACTGGCGAACGGTTTGCTGGTACTGCCGGGCATGGCCTGTGGGAAATAGAGGAAGAAGGGCTCGTCTTTGTTTTGTTCAATAAACTCGACCGCTTTTTCGGTGTAGTCTTTGGTGAGCAGATTACGATCGACGCCCGCTCTGATGACGGTATCGTTCAGCATGACGGGCAGGGGAGGCCAGTTTTTGCCATCCAGGCGATCGCCGAGTCGCTGTCCGACGGCCTGGGTCATGTCATCGCTGTAGGGAATGCCATAGAAATAATCGAAGCCCTGTTTGGTGGGGAGAAAAGGGGGCTGATCTCCGAGGTGCCATTTCCCGATCATGCCGGTCTTGTAGCCTTTCTGCTTCAGGACTTCGGCAACTGTGACTTCTTCAGGATTCAGACCATAGGGAGAGATCGGGCGCAGTACCTGTCCGTCGCGGGGATTCCAGTGCATGCCGACCCGCTGTGAGTAACAGCCGGTCATAATGGAGGCCCGTGAAGGAGTGCAGACACCTGCGGTCACACAGAAGTGTGTGAATTTGCGTCCTTCGCGTGCCATGCGGTTTAAGCAGGGAGTCCGATTGACGGTCGAGCCGAAAGGTTCGATATCGCCGTAGCCCAGGTTGTCGCAAAAGATGACGATGAAGTTGGGCTTCCGGTTGGACTCCGCAGCAGACAGAGGATTGGAGAAAAGTCCAGACAGCAGACAGATCAGGGCGAGCAGATTCAACAGAGCTTTCACGTGATGATCCTTTGGTCGAATGAATCTATGGCGAGGAATAACGAGCAGCTTGAAAGCAGGCGGCAGTCTGCAGCGCAGGAGCCGCCTGTAAAGCTATCTTAAACATTACTAAGAATCTTTACAAAATAAAACCGGACGAAGAAGAAGAGGATTGTGTCTTGTCTTGAGTTTCGCATAATGAAGGTTGCATATGTTTTCCCCACACCACTTTGAGAACCTTCTGAGGATACCCGTCCCGTGAGTGAAGCAGCAGCAGAATCAGCAACGAATAGCCGGCCCCACTGGTGGCAACGGATTGGCCCCGGACTGGTAACCGCCTGTGTTGTGATTGGTCCCGGAAGTATTTTGACCAGTTCCAATCTGGGGGCGAAAGACGGCTACAGCATGATCTGGGTCGTACTGGTCTCCGTTATCTTCATGCTGGTGTATACGTCGCTGGGGGCGAAGCTGGGAACGGTTACCAGTGAGTCAACCTGCACGTTGCTGGCAAAAATGGTCGGACGGCCACTGACGGTGCTGATCGGTTGTGGGGTCTTCTTTATCTCGGCGGCCTATCAGTTCGGTAATAACCTGGGTGTGCACTCCGCTCTTGAGAATTATACGGACTTCAAATATGGCGTGGTGATCTTTAATGCCATCTCGATTGCATTTCTGTTCGGCTTCAAGAATCTGTACAAGCTGGTCGAACGCTTGATGTCGATCTTCGTGGCTTTAATGCTGGCGTCCTTTGCCATCAATCTGTTTTTTGCCAAACCCAATCTGCTGGAAATGGCGCAGGGAATTATTCCCAGTGCAGGCAGTGATTCGGATTCGATCCTGAATATTTCTCTGCTGGGACTGGTGGGAACGACCTTTGTGATTACCGCTGCTTTTTATCAGTCCTACCTGGCCCGTTTTAAAGGCTGGAAGGTTAAGGACCTGAAAGATGGTCGGATCGATGCCTGTATCAGCGCCACGATCATGGCGTTGATCACGATTATGATCATGTCGACCGCTGCCGCAGTGTTGCGGGGGAAAGATCTGTCGGGCGTCGGTGATGTCGGAAATGCATTGCAGCCGCTGTTTGGTGATAAAGGGCAGATTCTGTTCTGTATCGGATTGTTCTCAGCAGCCTACTCGTCTTTTATTGTGAATTCGATGATCGGTGGGTTTATTCTGTCAGACAGCCTGGGCCTGGGAGGGACTCCCCAGGATAA is a window from the Gimesia benthica genome containing:
- a CDS encoding sulfatase family protein; this translates as MLNLLALICLLSGLFSNPLSAAESNRKPNFIVIFCDNLGYGDIEPFGSTVNRTPCLNRMAREGRKFTHFCVTAGVCTPSRASIMTGCYSQRVGMHWNPRDGQVLRPISPYGLNPEEVTVAEVLKQKGYKTGMIGKWHLGDQPPFLPTKQGFDYFYGIPYSDDMTQAVGQRLGDRLDGKNWPPLPVMLNDTVIRAGVDRNLLTKDYTEKAVEFIEQNKDEPFFLYFPQAMPGSTSKPFASDAFRGKSKNGPWGDSIEELDWSTGQLLDKLVELGIDDNTLVVWTSDNGSPMARDMNSTERGTNKPLHGRGYTTSEGAFRVPTIMWWPGRVPADTVCTELATTMDLLPTFADLAGAKVPADRIIDGHDIQPLIFGKEGAKSPYDAFYYYAMDQLQAVRKGPWKLFVPLKEFSRHPHFKKGEGSQPLLFNVVTDISCEHNVADQHPEIVKELQALAEKGRADLGDTDRPGANQRKAAHIENPVPPTLKTTSTK
- a CDS encoding Nramp family divalent metal transporter, producing MSEAAAESATNSRPHWWQRIGPGLVTACVVIGPGSILTSSNLGAKDGYSMIWVVLVSVIFMLVYTSLGAKLGTVTSESTCTLLAKMVGRPLTVLIGCGVFFISAAYQFGNNLGVHSALENYTDFKYGVVIFNAISIAFLFGFKNLYKLVERLMSIFVALMLASFAINLFFAKPNLLEMAQGIIPSAGSDSDSILNISLLGLVGTTFVITAAFYQSYLARFKGWKVKDLKDGRIDACISATIMALITIMIMSTAAAVLRGKDLSGVGDVGNALQPLFGDKGQILFCIGLFSAAYSSFIVNSMIGGFILSDSLGLGGTPQDKWTRILTAAVLLTGMFVALYVIQSGTRPVVAIVAAQAVTVVAAPLAAGALLLLTSSKKVMGEHRNGIGVNILASIGFLLLLGMAWYIASEKVLPQIQKMRGASTAMIQVEPVETKLALQNRN